In a single window of the Nicotiana tomentosiformis chromosome 10, ASM39032v3, whole genome shotgun sequence genome:
- the LOC138900078 gene encoding uncharacterized protein, giving the protein MRDHIIGDDYKLWDIVTDGPLTTLKINAEGVEVPKTIADCTAEDMKKWEKNAKAKKWLVCGLGPDEYSIIQSCITAKQIWDTLQVAHEGTPEVKRSRGTLLYSQYENFAMK; this is encoded by the coding sequence atgagagatcacattataGGAGATGACTAtaagctatgggacattgtcaccgaTGGTCCACTGACTACCTTGAAGAtaaatgctgaaggagtagagGTACCAAAGACAATAGCGGATTGCACTGCAGAGGACAtgaagaaatgggagaagaatgctaaagccaagaaatggcttgtttgtggtcttggtccagatgagtacagtatAATCCAAAGTTGTATAACTGCTAAGcaaatttgggacacattgcaagtggctcatgaaggaacacctgaagtgaagagatccagaggaactctactgt
- the LOC104094197 gene encoding ATP-citrate synthase alpha chain protein 2 encodes MARKKIREYDSKRLLKEHFKRLGGYDLAIKSAQVTESTDFNELAEKEPWLNSSKLVVKPDMLFGKRGKSGLVALNLDLAQVATFVKERLGKEVEMGGCKGPITTFIVEPFIPHNEEFYLNIVSDRLGCSVSFSECGGIDIEENWDKVKTIFVPTGTSFTSEICAPLVATLPLEIKGIIEDFLKVVYTLFQDLDFTFLEMNPFALVEGKPYPLDMRGELDDTAAFKNFKKWGNIEFPLPFGRVMSATERFIHGLDEKTSASLKFTVLNPKGRIWTMVAGGGASVIYADTVGDLGYASELGNYAEYSGAPNEEEVLQYARVVIDCATANPDGRKRALVIGGGIANFTDVAATFSGIIRALKEKESKLKAARMQIYVRRGGPNYQKGLAKMRSLGEEIGIPIEVYGPEATMTGICKQAIECITAAA; translated from the exons ATGGCCCGTaagaagatcagagagtatgatTCAAAGAGATTGTTGAAAGAGCATTTTAAGAGGCTTGGAGGTTATGATTTGGCCATTAAGTCTGCACAG GTGACAGAGTCTACTGATTTCAATGAGCTAGCAGAGAAAGAGCCTTGGCTCAACTCGTCAAAGTTGGTTGTAAAGCCCGATATGTTATTTGGGAAGCGTGGAAAGAGTGGGCTAGTTGCCTTGAATCTTGATCTTGCTCAAGTTGCTACTTTTGTGAAGGAGCGCCTCGGCAAAGAG GTGGAGATGGGCGGATGCAAAGGACCCATCACAACCTTCATTGTCGAGCCATTCATCCCCCACAATGAAGAGTTTTATCTTAATATTGTCTCGGACAGGCTTGGTTGCAGCGTAAGCTTTTCTGAATGTGGAGGAATTGACATTGAAGAAAACTGGGACAAG GTTAAGACTATTTTCGTGCCCACAGGAACTTCTTTTACTTCAGAAATATGTGCTCCACTTGTCGCGACACTACCATTGGAG ATTAAGGGCATCATTGAGGATTTCCTCAAAGTGGTTTACACTCTATTTCAAG ATCTGGACTTTACTTTCCTAGAGATGAATCCCTTCGCATTGGTCGAAGGGAAGCCTTATCCTCTAGATATGAGGGGTGAACTTGATGACACTGCTGCTTTCAAGAACTTCAAAAA GTGGGGAAATATTGAATTTCCATTGCCATTTGGAAGGGTTATGAGTGCTACAGAGAGATTTATTCACGGGCTTGATGAAAAG ACAAGTGCATCTTTGAAGTTCACAGTCTTGAACCCCAAGGGGCGAATTTGGACTATGGTTGCTGGTGGAGGAGCTAGTGTCATCTATGCAGATACT GTAGGCGATCTTGGATATGCTTCTGAACTTGGGAACTACGCAGAATACAGTGGTGCTCCCAATGAAGAAGAGGTCTTGCAGTATGCCAGAGTTGTAATTGAT TGTGCCACTGCAAATCCTGATGGCCGTAAGAGAGCCCTCGTTATTGGTGGTGGGATAGCCAACTTCACTGATGTTGCTGCTACATTTAGTGGTATTATTCGAGCTCTGAAGGAGAAG GAATCAAAACTTAAGGCTGCAAGAATGCAAATCTATGTTAGAAGAGGAGGTCCAAACTACCAAAAAGGTCTTGCAAAAATGAGGTCTCTTGGCGAGGAAATTGGCATCCCAATTGAG GTCTATGGACCTGAGGCAACCATGACTGGCATATGCAAACAGGCAATTGAGTGCATCACTGCAGCTGCATAA